ACGAATCATCGCATTAGTCAAAGCCAAAATATCTTCTGAGTCAGGCAAAACGATCCCACATTCAGGGGTAATGATTGCGGCAACTCCCGAAACTGCCGTAGTAATCACAGGCAAACCAGATGCCATCGCTTCACTAACTACCATCCCAAATGGCTCGTAGCGTGATGGAAACACAAAAAAATCAACAGCTTGCATAATTTTGGCAATATCAGATCGATATCCCAAAAAGTGAACCCTCTCCTCCAACTCCAACTGTTTAGCTAATTGCGGATAGGGACTATCTTCGATACTTCCTACCACGGCTAGATGCAAGCTCGGAACATTCACCAAAGCCTTCAAAACAGTATCTAAATTTTTACGATTTGTCTTAAACTCGCCAACGAATAGAGCCAGATCAACATTTTCTGGCAGCCCAAACTGATTACGTTCTTGAGAGATAGGTTTAAATTCATCTATATCAACACCATTCAAAACAACTTTAATCTTATTTTCATTGATTCCAATGTTAATCAATTCCTGTTTTATAGTCTCTGATACTGCTACCAGAATTTTTGATTTTTGGAAAGCTTGTTTCTCCAAAAAGGTATTAATTGATGTATAGAGCCACTGATAAACTCCATACAAGTTTTTACTCATTCGAGATACATGAAATGGAGAATTTAACCATGCACTATGGACAAAATGGACAACATTGATATCTGTGTCTTTGGAAGTTACGGCTCCACAAGACATGACAATATCAAATTCATGAGCATGTTTCATCAACCAATTGTCACTTAAACGAGTAAATACGATTCCCCGCAGCAATTCAGATGGGATATTTCTTAAAGGGAAATAAATACATTTAATCAATTCGTTATCTTTGAGTTCAGGGGCAACTTGTCTAACTACTAAGGTAACGTTATGTTTTCTTTGGATAGCAGTTTTAACAATTTCATAATTTACCCTTGCTTGCCCATCTCCTAGCCTAACATTAGATGTAATAATACAGATTTTCATAATAATTTTATTTTACTTTAACTTGTTTCTCAAAGTATTGTTCAAAGAGTATTTCATGACTTCGGGTACAAGTACTCGTACAAAATAAACTCTAACTAAACCCTTAGACTAGTCCCCCGCAGGGGACAGGTTTAAGGGTTTGGATTTGCAATTAATTATGTCCAACTACTTATCTCTTTTATTACTTATAGCGCTTTTCAAGCAAGCGAGGTACATAGGTTTGTTAGCCCACCGAAGATAGGGAAACAAACCTATGTATATATATGTAAGATTTTGAGGGTTGTAAGAGTGCGCCCCAAAGGGGCGCACTCTTACAACCTATTTAGGATTGCTATATTATTTAGACTTATGCGAGATTAAGGACAGCATTTGCTGCTGATAATAATTTTGATAATACTTCTGTCCTGCCAATCCTAAACCTAGAAAACCCCACAATATTACTCCATGCGCCCCTCTCATCGTAGGACTGGCTAGAAGAAACATGAGTGACTTTATCAATATTCCGCGAGTTATGGGAATAAAAATATCGTTGTTATTCTTAGTTTTGCTGGTAAAGACAAGAAGACTTGCAAATATAAGACCACCCATATAAGGAATTACCCCAATCCATCCTAAATTGAAAAATAGCACAAGTATGGCGCTATCTGTATCAAAGCTTCCAATGCCCTCTCCAGTAACTTTACCCAAAGCATCATTAATTAAAATCGCGTAAGTAGCTTGACGAACTTGGGAACTTCCATCGTCTTGCAAATTAGATA
This genomic stretch from Pseudanabaena galeata CCNP1313 harbors:
- a CDS encoding glycosyltransferase family 4 protein — translated: MKICIITSNVRLGDGQARVNYEIVKTAIQRKHNVTLVVRQVAPELKDNELIKCIYFPLRNIPSELLRGIVFTRLSDNWLMKHAHEFDIVMSCGAVTSKDTDINVVHFVHSAWLNSPFHVSRMSKNLYGVYQWLYTSINTFLEKQAFQKSKILVAVSETIKQELINIGINENKIKVVLNGVDIDEFKPISQERNQFGLPENVDLALFVGEFKTNRKNLDTVLKALVNVPSLHLAVVGSIEDSPYPQLAKQLELEERVHFLGYRSDIAKIMQAVDFFVFPSRYEPFGMVVSEAMASGLPVITTAVSGVAAIITPECGIVLPDSEDILALTNAMIRLTNNFELRKQMGQVARAIAEQHSWTSKATTYLDLFESFASKKV